A window from Theobroma cacao cultivar B97-61/B2 chromosome 3, Criollo_cocoa_genome_V2, whole genome shotgun sequence encodes these proteins:
- the LOC18606697 gene encoding long chain acyl-CoA synthetase 4 produces MANKSYIIEVEKGKAASDGKPSIGPVYRSSFAQNGFPAPIPGLESCWDIFRMSVEKYPDNPMLGRRQIVNGKAGKYVWQTYKEVYDIVINVGNSIRGCGVEEGGKCGIFGANCPEWIISMEACNAHGLCCVPLYDTLGASAVEFIICHAEVSIAFVEEKKINELFKTCPNSTNYLRTIVSFGKVTPEQKEEAEKYGLAIYAWEEFLQLGENKRFDLPVKKKSDICTIMYTSGTTGDPKGVLISNDSIVTFIAGVKRLLERVNEQLTVKDVYLSYLPLAHIFDRVIEELFISLGASIGFWRGDVKLLVEDIGELKPTFFCAVPRVLDRIYSGLLQKISGGGLLKKKLFDVAYSYKYYNMRKGRNHREASPICDKVVFSKVKQGLGGRVRIILSGAAPLSAHVEEFLRVVACCHVLQGYGLTESCAGTFVSLPDELSMLGTVGPPVPNVDIRLESVPEMGYDALASTPRGEICIKGSTLFSGYYKREDLTNEVMVDEWFHTGDIGEWQPNGSMKVIDRKKNIFKLSQGEYVAVENLENIYGLVSDIDSIWVYGNSFESFLVAVVNPNKQALERWAAENGVGGDFDSLCQNPKAKEFILGELAKIGKEKKLKGFEFIKAVHLDPEPFDIERDLLTPTYKKKRPQLLKYYQTVIDNMYKAARKPNA; encoded by the exons ATGGCTAACAAGAGTTACATAATAGAGGTAGAGAAAGGGAAGGCCGCCAGCGATGGAAAACCGTCGATCGGCCCTGTTTATCGCAGTTCTTTTGCGCAGAATGGATTCCCTGCTCCGATTCCTGGACTGGAGAGTTGTTGGGATATTTTCCG CATGTCAGTTGAAAAATACCCTGACAATCCTATGCTTGGTCGCCGCCAGATTGTGAATGGGAAG GCTGGAAAATATGTTTGGCAAACTTACAAAGAAGTTTATGACATTGTAATAAATGTCGGAAATTCCATCCGGGGTTGTGGTGTTGAGGAA GGAGGAAAATGTGGTATTTTTGGTGCCAATTGCCCAGAGTGGATTATAAGCATGGAG GCCTGCAATGCTCATGGACTGTGTTGTGTTCCTTTATATGACACTTTAG GTGCCAGTGCTGTGGAGTTTATCATATGCCATGCAGAAGTTTCAATTGCTTTTGTAGAGGAAAAGAAGATTAATGAG CTGTTTAAAACATGTCCAAACTCAACAAATTACTTGAGAA CAATTGTTAGCTTTGGGAAGGTAACACCTGAGCAGAAGGAAGAAGCTGAGAAGTATGGTTTGGCAATATATGCTTGGGAGGAATTTTTGCAATTG GGAGAAAATAAACGATTTGATCTTcctgtgaagaagaaaagtgataTCTGCACAATAATGTATACTAGTGGAACAACTGGTGATCCCAAGGGAGTATTGATTTCAAATGACAGTATTGTTACTTTTATAGCAGGGGTGAAACGTCTGCTAGAGCGTGTAAATGAACAG TTGACTGTGAAGGATGTATATCTTTCTTATCTTCCTCTTGCACATATCTTTGACCGGGTGATTGAGGAGTTATTTATTTCACTTGGTGCCTCAATAGGATTCTGGCGCGGG GATGTGAAACTATTGGTTGAAGATATTGGGGAGCTAAAGCCAACTTTCTTCTGTGCTGTTCCCCGTGTGTTAGATAGAATCTATTCAG GTTTACTACAGAAGATTTCTGGGGGAGGCTTATTGAAAAAGAAGTTGTTTGATGTGGCATACTCATA CAAATATTATAACATGAGGAAGGGGCGCAATCATAGAGAGGCATCTCCAATTTGTGACAAAGTTGTGTTTAGTAAG GTCAAGCAAGGATTGGGAGGGAGAGTGCGGATTATTCTATCTGGAGCAGCACCTCTTTCTGCTCATGTGGAAGAGTTCCTGCGAGTGGTGGCATGTTGTCATGTTCTGCAAGGATATG GCCTGACAGAGAGTTGTGCGGGGACTTTTGTCTCGTTACCAGATGAATTGTCAATGCTTGGTACCGTGGGGCCTCCTGTACCAAATGTAGATATACGCCTAGAGTCTGTTCCTGAAATGGGATATGATGCTCTTGCAAGCACACCACGTGGAGAAATTTGTATCAAGGGAAGTACGCTATTCTCAGGGTACTACAAACGTGAAGACCTCACCAATGAGGTCATGGTTGATGAGTGGTTCCACACAG GCGATATTGGTGAATGGCAACCGAATGGAAGCATGAAAGTTATTGATCGaaagaagaatatttttaaGCTTTCACAAGGAGAATATGTTGCAGTTGAGAATCTGGAGAATATTTACGGCCTTGTATCTGATATTGATTCG ATATGGGTTTATGGTAACAGCTTCGAGTCCTTCCTTGTTGCTGTTGTTAACCCGAATAAGCAAGCACTGGAACGCTGGGCTGCGGAGAACGGTGTGGGTGGTGACTTTGATTCCCTCTGTCAAAACCCCAAGGCCAAAGAGTTCATTCTTGGGGAGCTCGCAAAGATTggcaaagagaaaaag CTGAAAGGTTTTGAATTTATAAAAGCCGTCCATCTCGACCCTGAGCCATTTGACATTGAACGTGACCTCCTCACCCCAACTTATAAGAAGAAGAGGCCTCAATTGCTTAAATATTATCAG ACTGTAATTGACAACATGTACAAGGCTGCACGCAAGCCAAATGCTTGA
- the LOC18606698 gene encoding mitochondrial inner membrane protein OXA1 isoform X1: MAFSRSLSNRATLIAGRYRPSFAYVLHEDDRKNQSLNESQSQEKPGNFVQHRYFGTGFSNSSSGFGVLFQDRICSQLSLHPSSGMSFCRYMSTTIGGGADMSAAASAINGGGADMSAAASAVNEVAIAAADSWFLVAALQHVIDTVHSFTGFPWWASIVVTTLLIRGATIPLLINQLKATSKFTLLRPRLEEIKEQMQSKGMDPLTVAEGQKEMKKLFNEYGVTPFSPMKGLFIQGPIFISFFLAISNMAEKVPSFKCGGAYWFMDLTTPDDLYILPVLTALSFLITVECNMQEGMEGNPAAGTIKNVSRVLAALTIPFTMSFPKAIFCYWITSNLFSLTYGLVLKAPGVKKALGVPEIPKPPPGAAQKPSVDLFAALKQAVKQGRPATQESTSLPVEPAKVSNQITSSSSAISQRLKSLERQVKGRKKNKKRNNHR; the protein is encoded by the exons ATGGCTTTTTCGCGTAGCCTTTCCAATAGAGCAACCCTAATAGCTGGACGATATCGACCATCATTTGCGTACGTTCTCCATGAAGATGACCGTAAAAATCAATCTTTAAACGAGTCCCAATCTCAAGAAAAACCCGGTAATTTTGTTCAACATAGATATTTTGGAACTGGGTTTAGTAATTCATCCTCAGGGTTTGGTGTGTTGTTCCAAGATAGAATATGTTCCCAACTATCTTTGCATCCAAGCTCTGGCATGTCTTTTTGTCGATATATGTCTACAACCATCGGTGGGGGGGCAGATATGAGTGCAGCGGCTTCTGCTATTAATGGTGGTGGGGCAGATATGAGTGCAGCGGCTTCTGCTGTTAATGAGGTTGCCATTGCTGCTGCTGATTCTTGGTTTCTGGTTGCTGCCTTGCAGCATGTTATTGATACGGTTCATTCTTTTACTGGCTTCCCCTG gTGGGCTTCCATAGTAGTGACAACCCTTTTGATTCGAGGGGCAACTATTCCACTTCTGATAAATCAACTTAAAGCTACTTCAAAATTTACG CTATTGAGGCCACGCTTGGAGGAAATCAAGGAGCAGATGCAAAGCAAG GGTATGGATCCCCTGACAGTAGCTGAAGGtcaaaaggaaatgaaaaagcTTTTCAATGA ATATGGTGTGACTCCGTTTAGTCCAATGAAAGGGCTGTTTATTCAGGGTCCCATCTTTATCAGCTTTTTCCTTGCT ATTTCAAACATGGCTGAGAAAGTGCCATCATTTAAGTGTGGTGGAGCGTATTGGTTTATGGATCTTACTACTCCAGATGATTTATATATTCTTCCAGTTTTGACAGCCCTTAGTTTTTTGATAACAGTGGAG TGCAACATGCAAGAAGGTATGGAAGGGAATCCGGCTGCTGGAACTATAAAAAATGTCTCTAGGGTTTTAGCTGCTCTGACAATTCCATTTACCATGAGTTTCCCAAAG GCCATATTTTGTTATTGGATTACATCAAATTTGTTTTCCCTCACCTATGGACTAG TGCTCAAGGCTCCGGGGGTGAAGAAGGCTTTAGGTGTTCCTGAAATACCTAAGCCACCACCAGGTGCTGCACAAAAGCCTTCTGTTGATCTGTTTGCAGCCCTCAAACAAGCTGTCAAACAAGGCAGACCAGCAACACAAGAATCTACCTCATTACCTGTTGAACCAGCGAAAGTATCAAACCAAATAACATCCTCTTCTTCGGCTATCAGTCAGAGGCTTAAAAGTTTAGAGAGACAAGTgaaaggaaggaagaaaaacaagaagag GAATAATCACAGATAA
- the LOC18606698 gene encoding mitochondrial inner membrane protein OXA1 isoform X2 — MAFSRSLSNRATLIAGRYRPSFAYVLHEDDRKNQSLNESQSQEKPGNFVQHRYFGTGFSNSSSGFGVLFQDRICSQLSLHPSSGMSFCRYMSTTIGGGADMSAAASAINGGGADMSAAASAVNEVAIAAADSWFLVAALQHVIDTVHSFTGFPWWASIVVTTLLIRGATIPLLINQLKATSKFTLLRPRLEEIKEQMQSKGMDPLTVAEGQKEMKKLFNEYGVTPFSPMKGLFIQGPIFISFFLAISNMAEKVPSFKCGGAYWFMDLTTPDDLYILPVLTALSFLITVECNMQEGMEGNPAAGTIKNVSRVLAALTIPFTMSFPKAIFCYWITSNLFSLTYGLVLKAPGVKKALGVPEIPKPPPGAAQKPSVDLFAALKQAVKQGRPATQESTSLPVEPAKVSNQITSSSSAISQRLKSLERQVKGRKKNKKR; from the exons ATGGCTTTTTCGCGTAGCCTTTCCAATAGAGCAACCCTAATAGCTGGACGATATCGACCATCATTTGCGTACGTTCTCCATGAAGATGACCGTAAAAATCAATCTTTAAACGAGTCCCAATCTCAAGAAAAACCCGGTAATTTTGTTCAACATAGATATTTTGGAACTGGGTTTAGTAATTCATCCTCAGGGTTTGGTGTGTTGTTCCAAGATAGAATATGTTCCCAACTATCTTTGCATCCAAGCTCTGGCATGTCTTTTTGTCGATATATGTCTACAACCATCGGTGGGGGGGCAGATATGAGTGCAGCGGCTTCTGCTATTAATGGTGGTGGGGCAGATATGAGTGCAGCGGCTTCTGCTGTTAATGAGGTTGCCATTGCTGCTGCTGATTCTTGGTTTCTGGTTGCTGCCTTGCAGCATGTTATTGATACGGTTCATTCTTTTACTGGCTTCCCCTG gTGGGCTTCCATAGTAGTGACAACCCTTTTGATTCGAGGGGCAACTATTCCACTTCTGATAAATCAACTTAAAGCTACTTCAAAATTTACG CTATTGAGGCCACGCTTGGAGGAAATCAAGGAGCAGATGCAAAGCAAG GGTATGGATCCCCTGACAGTAGCTGAAGGtcaaaaggaaatgaaaaagcTTTTCAATGA ATATGGTGTGACTCCGTTTAGTCCAATGAAAGGGCTGTTTATTCAGGGTCCCATCTTTATCAGCTTTTTCCTTGCT ATTTCAAACATGGCTGAGAAAGTGCCATCATTTAAGTGTGGTGGAGCGTATTGGTTTATGGATCTTACTACTCCAGATGATTTATATATTCTTCCAGTTTTGACAGCCCTTAGTTTTTTGATAACAGTGGAG TGCAACATGCAAGAAGGTATGGAAGGGAATCCGGCTGCTGGAACTATAAAAAATGTCTCTAGGGTTTTAGCTGCTCTGACAATTCCATTTACCATGAGTTTCCCAAAG GCCATATTTTGTTATTGGATTACATCAAATTTGTTTTCCCTCACCTATGGACTAG TGCTCAAGGCTCCGGGGGTGAAGAAGGCTTTAGGTGTTCCTGAAATACCTAAGCCACCACCAGGTGCTGCACAAAAGCCTTCTGTTGATCTGTTTGCAGCCCTCAAACAAGCTGTCAAACAAGGCAGACCAGCAACACAAGAATCTACCTCATTACCTGTTGAACCAGCGAAAGTATCAAACCAAATAACATCCTCTTCTTCGGCTATCAGTCAGAGGCTTAAAAGTTTAGAGAGACAAGTgaaaggaaggaagaaaaacaagaagagGTGA
- the LOC18606698 gene encoding mitochondrial inner membrane protein OXA1 isoform X3: protein MAFSRSLSNRATLIAGRYRPSFAYVLHEDDRKNQSLNESQSQEKPGNFVQHRYFGTGFSNSSSGFGVLFQDRICSQLSLHPSSGMSFCRYMSTTIGGGADMSAAASAINGGGADMSAAASAVNEVAIAAADSWFLVAALQHVIDTVHSFTGFPWWASIVVTTLLIRGATIPLLINQLKATSKFTLLRPRLEEIKEQMQSKGMDPLTVAEGQKEMKKLFNEYGVTPFSPMKGLFIQGPIFISFFLAISNMAEKVPSFKCGGAYWFMDLTTPDDLYILPVLTALSFLITVECNMQEGMEGNPAAGTIKNVSRVLAALTIPFTMSFPKAIFCYWITSNLFSLTYGLGESINSRAQGSGGEEGFRCS from the exons ATGGCTTTTTCGCGTAGCCTTTCCAATAGAGCAACCCTAATAGCTGGACGATATCGACCATCATTTGCGTACGTTCTCCATGAAGATGACCGTAAAAATCAATCTTTAAACGAGTCCCAATCTCAAGAAAAACCCGGTAATTTTGTTCAACATAGATATTTTGGAACTGGGTTTAGTAATTCATCCTCAGGGTTTGGTGTGTTGTTCCAAGATAGAATATGTTCCCAACTATCTTTGCATCCAAGCTCTGGCATGTCTTTTTGTCGATATATGTCTACAACCATCGGTGGGGGGGCAGATATGAGTGCAGCGGCTTCTGCTATTAATGGTGGTGGGGCAGATATGAGTGCAGCGGCTTCTGCTGTTAATGAGGTTGCCATTGCTGCTGCTGATTCTTGGTTTCTGGTTGCTGCCTTGCAGCATGTTATTGATACGGTTCATTCTTTTACTGGCTTCCCCTG gTGGGCTTCCATAGTAGTGACAACCCTTTTGATTCGAGGGGCAACTATTCCACTTCTGATAAATCAACTTAAAGCTACTTCAAAATTTACG CTATTGAGGCCACGCTTGGAGGAAATCAAGGAGCAGATGCAAAGCAAG GGTATGGATCCCCTGACAGTAGCTGAAGGtcaaaaggaaatgaaaaagcTTTTCAATGA ATATGGTGTGACTCCGTTTAGTCCAATGAAAGGGCTGTTTATTCAGGGTCCCATCTTTATCAGCTTTTTCCTTGCT ATTTCAAACATGGCTGAGAAAGTGCCATCATTTAAGTGTGGTGGAGCGTATTGGTTTATGGATCTTACTACTCCAGATGATTTATATATTCTTCCAGTTTTGACAGCCCTTAGTTTTTTGATAACAGTGGAG TGCAACATGCAAGAAGGTATGGAAGGGAATCCGGCTGCTGGAACTATAAAAAATGTCTCTAGGGTTTTAGCTGCTCTGACAATTCCATTTACCATGAGTTTCCCAAAG GCCATATTTTGTTATTGGATTACATCAAATTTGTTTTCCCTCACCTATGGACTAGGTGAGTCCATAAATTCCCG TGCTCAAGGCTCCGGGGGTGAAGAAGGCTTTAGGTGTTCCTGA
- the LOC18606699 gene encoding RING-H2 finger protein ATL22, with translation MALLEIVFIFSSFLLLFLQPSTSVEICGASCGIELIRFPFRLNNQPDRCGYPRFNLSCKNEDQTVLTLPFSGDFTVVYIDYTYQNIWINDPDHCAPKRLLDGLNLSGTPFDLLYPRSYTFFNCSSAASTDLPEARLISCLSGGNFSVVAIPVDLLDSSTSLSTSCLEIATVLVPLSWTGWSEPGYGIRLTWNEPDCLLCERRSGICMFKRDTGLDVGCFGGISNGLPKSAKYGIIFGVGIPLLFVLGLVIYLRRKVDEHSHHQQPNPETFSNSVSPGLDSVAKGLDGPTIEAYPITLLGESRRLPRINDNTCPICLSEYQAKETLRTIPDCKHYFHAICIDEWLKLNATCPLCRNTPESSALTVSD, from the exons ATGGCTCTCTTGGAAATCGTCTTCATCTTCTCCTCCTTCCTCTTGCTCTTCCTTCAACCATCAACGAGCGTTGAAATTTGCGGTGCTTCATGCGGGATTGAATTGATTCGCTTCCCCTTCCGTCTCAACAACCAACCTGATCGATGTGGCTATCCCCGCTTCAATCTCTCATGCAAAAACGAAGATCAAACTGTCCTTACGCTTCCTTTTTCCGGTGACTTCACTGTCGTGTACATCGACTATACTTACCAAAATATATGGATCAACGACCCAGATCATTGTGCCCCAAAACGTCTCCTTGACGGACTTAATCTGTCTGGCACTCCTTTTGATTTGCTGTATCCTCGAAGCTACACCTTTTTCAATTGCTCCTCTGCTGCCTCGACAGATCTACCTGAAGCAAGGTTAATTTCTTGTCTTAGCGGCGGTAATTTCTCCGTCGTGGCTATACCGGTTGACCTTCTCGATTCGTCTACATCGTTGTCGACATCGTGTTTGGAGATAGCAACGGTTTTGGTACCACTATCCTGGACAGGTTGGTCGGAGCCTGGCTATGGTATCAGGTTGACATGGAACGAACCTGACTGCCTGTTGTGCGAACGCAGATCAGGGATTTGCATGTTTAAGAGAGATACGGGTCTGGACGTTGGATGCTTTGGTGGTATTAGCAATG GTCTTCCAAAAAGTGCTAAATACGGCATTATATTTGGCGTGGGAATACCCCTCTTGTTCGTCCTCGGCCTGGTAATTTACCTCCGGCGCAAGGTTGACGAACACAGTCATCACCAACAGCCCAACCCGGAAACATTCTCCAATTCAGTCTCCCCAGGATTAGATAGTGTTGCAAAAGGTCTCGACGGACCGACTATTGAGGCCTACCCAATAACATTGCTAGGTGAAAGCCGGCGATTGCCAAGGATTAACGATAACACTTGCCCGATATGTCTTTCCGAGTACCAAGCTAAAGAGACATTAAGGACTATTCCAGACTGCAAGCATTATTTTCATGCTATTTGTATTGATGAGTGGTTGAAATTGAATGCTACATGTCCATTATGTCGTAATACCCCAGAGAGCTCTGCTCTCACAGTAAGTgattaa
- the LOC18606701 gene encoding putative RING-H2 finger protein ATL21A, which produces MIDYYQQNIGISDPAGCLPKRLLEGFDPSGTPFEQIYLMNFTLFNCSDDAPALQLGLRPIPCLSGENNSVVAVPVDRLDLFASLSSTCPNRTTVSLSVWESFKLWEKLGDRIILTWKEPDCKLCLKYQGTCQFKKHAGQEVGCSVVIDQGTKYAITFIVGTPIFFLVVFLIYYNVQVGRQDQRHHSNVEISSFAEPQMAAAVRRIEAYPITLLGESCRLSRPNDDTCTICLSDYKAKEIIRTIPDCDHYFHADCIDKLLRLNASCPVCRNTPDQETALINHSTLSPSSSPPP; this is translated from the exons ATGATAGACTATTATCAGCAAAACATTGGGATAAGCGATCCCGCCGGTTGCCTTCCGAAACGTCTCCTCGAGGGATTCGATCCTTCTGGTACTCCTTTTGAGCAAATTTACCTTATGAACTTCACGCTGTTCAACTGCTCAGACGATGCACCGGCGTTACAACTTGGACTAAGACCTATTCCTTGTCTTAGTGGTGAAAATAATTCTGTTGTGGCTGTACCCGTAGATCGTCTCGATCTGTTCGCATCATTATCGTCGACGTGCCCGAATAGAACGACGGTTTCACTCTCGGTTTGGGAATCCTTTAAGTTGTGGGAAAAACTTGGTGATCGGATCATTTTAACATGGAAAGAACCAGATTGCAAATTGTGTCTAAAATATCAAGGAACTTGCCAGTTCAAGAAACATGCAGGCCAGGAGGTTGGATGCTCTGTAGTTATAGATCAAG GTACCAAATATGCCATAACTTTTATTGTGGGAACACCCATCTTCTTCCTTGTGGTGTTTTTGATTTATTACAATGTCCAAGTTGGTCGTCAAGATCAACGCCACCACTCCAATGTCGAAATCTCCAGCTTTGCTGAACCGCAAATGGCTGCCGCTGTACGAAGGATTGAAGCCTATCCAATTACTTTGCTTGGTGAAAGCTGCCGGCTATCAAGGCCTAATGATGATACTTGTACAATATGTCTATCGGACTACAAAGCCAAAGAGATAATAAGAACCATACCTGATTGCGATCACTACTTTCATGCTGATTGCATAGATAAGTTGCTTAGACTAAATGCATCATGCCCTGTCTGTCGCAATACGCCAGATCAAGAGACCGCTTTGATCAACCATTCTACATTATCCCCTTCGTCCTCACCGCCACCGTAG
- the LOC18606703 gene encoding putative RING-H2 finger protein ATL21A, with protein MAAFKLLFFFSFLFFLQPSTSHQRCQFIDQPDGCGYPGFSLACKNETIIRFPFSGKFKVEILDYMWQYIWISDPSDCIAERGLQGFDLSGTPLELLCLQSFTILNYSSGTPIPHTEGQRFPVVIFMSEYLDNRLPSNAERGTAMLVAAAGNSIWITSKCMHSFHANCIGEWLKHNATFPLCRN; from the exons ATGGCTGCTTTCAAActactcttcttcttctcctttctcttctttcttcaaCCATCAACAAGCCACCAAAGATG TCAGTTCATAGACCAACCCGATGGCTGTGGCTATCCCGGCTTCAGTCTGGCATGCAAAAACGAAACAATTATCAGGTTTCCATTTTCCGGTAAATTCAAGGTCGAAATCCTCGATTACATGTGGCAATATATTTGGATAAGCGATCCAAGTGATTGCATTGCAGAACGTGGCCTTCAGGGATTCGATCTTTCTGGTACTCCTCTTGAGCTACTCTGCCTTCAAAGCTTCACGATTCTCAATTACTCATCCGGTACACCAATTCCCCATACGGAAGGACAAAGATTTCCTGTCGTTATCTTCATGTCTGAGTATCTTGACAATC GTCTTCCAAGCAATGCAGAACGTGGCACTGCCATGCTTGTAGCTGCAGCAGGAAACTCGATCT GGATTACATCGAAATGCATGCATTCCTTCCATGCTAATTGTATAGGTGAGTGGCTTAAACACAATGCAACATTCCCATTGTGTCGCAATTAA
- the LOC18606704 gene encoding RING-H2 finger protein ATL20, which produces MPHLTFLWLLCFSLFLQKPTSAQTCPSSCPGGESGVKFPFGLNPDGNRNGRCSYPGFGLSCSNKTGALVLKLPKSGEFTVRFINYETQQIWINDPDFCLPKRFMESFDISGTPFVSEVWHTLTFFNCSTGAVAEAGLRRIRCLSNDNYSVVAYEIESFMDSDSGLPSTCHSIKTVTVPFAWYGWAEGVRLEWYKPDCRSCVERRGDCGFKNRASQEIGCFNLPSQAGLPRSAKYGITIGVGIPGLLCLIGLVSFVGSRVRAYARQRNLPSTEFSTSISPLPAAIITGLDGPTIESYPKTKLGDSGRLPKPNDNTCPICLSEYQPKETLRTIPECNHYFHANCIDAWLKMNASCPLCRNSPGGSAPITPSISSSSSSSSSSLLSA; this is translated from the exons ATGCCTCACCTAACATTTCTGTGGCTCCTCTGCTTTTCACTATTCCTTCAAAAACCAACGAGTGCTCAAACTTGTCCATCGTCATGCCCAGGCGGTGAATCAGGGGTTAAGTTTCCTTTCGGGCTGAACCCTGACGGTAACCGAAATGGTCGTTGCAGCTATCCGGGTTTTGGTCTTTCCTGCAGCAATAAAACGGGAGCACTAGTTCTTAAACTTCCGAAATCCGGAGAATTCACAGTCAGATTCATCAATTACGAGACCCAACAGATATGGATCAACGACCCTGATTTCTGTCTCCCTAAACGGTTCATGGAGTCTTTCGACATATCAGGAACTCCTTTTGTCTCAGAAGTCTGGCATACCTTGACGTTCTTCAATTGCTCTACTGGAGCAGTAGCTGAGGCTGGGTTAAGGCGAATTCGATGTCTTAGCAATGATAATTACTCTGTTGTAGCTTACGAAATCGAGTCTTTTATGGATTCTGACAGTGGTTTGCCGTCTACATGCCATTCTATAAAGACCGTTACTGTTCCATTTGCTTGGTATGGCTGGGCGGAAGGGGTCCGGTTAGAATGGTACAAACCCGACTGTAGGTCATGTGTTGAACGTCGAGGGGATTGTGGGTTCAAGAATAGAGCTAGTCAGGAAATTGGGTGCTTTAATCTGCCAAGCCAAG CTGGCCTTCCTAGGAGTGCCAAGTATGGTATTACCATAGGCGTTGGAATTCCAGGACTCTTATGCCTAATTGGGCTCGTTTCCTTCGTCGGTAGCCGAGTGAGAGCTTACGCACGTCAGCGCAACCTCCCCAGCACTGAATTCTCCACATCAATCTCCCCTTTACCGGCAGCTATCATAACAGGACTCGACGGTCCAACCATTGAATCCTACCCTAAGACTAAGCTTGGCGACAGCGGGCGTCTTCCAAAGCCTAACGACAACACTTGCCCCATATGCTTATCAGAGTACCAGCCCAAGGAGACATTGAGAACTATACCAGAGTGTAACCATTACTTCCATGCCAATTGCATAGATGCGTGGCTAAAGATGAATGCTTCGTGCCCACTGTGTCGCAACTCACCTGGCGGATCTGCCCCAATTACCCCGTCAATATCCTCCTCTTcgtcttcatcatcatcttctcTCTTATCAGCATAG
- the LOC18606705 gene encoding putative E3 ubiquitin-protein ligase UBR7: MSAEFDDDGEQTMSINEYLESIEEEELEADLVLGGDEGDECTYSKGYMKRQAIFSCLTCTPNGNAGICTACCLSCHDGHEVLELWTKRNFRCDCGNSKFGEFSCKLFPNKDVENIENSYNHNFKGLYCTCNRPYPDPDLQEQVEMIQCCMCEDWFHEEHISLNSPNEIPRDEEGEPLYEDFICKACSAVCSFLTLYPKTIRAAGGQPVAPVTTSKDKSVVEDIPPKDGGAGKLENNVCSDSSIKDNLVADANCESVSDGKKFVLGESSQNDDSSIASSHATCILGADSVVSESKPLFLSKNWRDTLCRCDKCLDMHKQKHISYLLDKEDSIAEYEKTAKQKREEKLQQREGAAVNFFNNLGHVEKMEILNGIADFTDEFRSFLGSVDPSKAITAADVNQIFENLKNKRRRV, encoded by the exons ATGTCGGCCGAGTTCGACGATGATGGTGAGCAGACCATGTCAATCAACGAGTATCTTGAGAGCATCGAAGAAGAAGAGCTG GAAGCAGATCTGGTTTTGGGTGGAGATGAGGGTGATGAGTGTACCTATTCTAAGGGCTACATGAAGAGACAGGCAATCTTCTCATGCCTGACATGCACCCCAAATGGGAATGCTGGGATTTGCACTGCTTGCTGCTTGTCTTGCCATGATGGCCATGAG GTTTTGGAGCTTTGGACCAAGAGAAATTTTAGGTGTGACTGCggaaattcaaaatttgggGAGTTCTCATGCAAGCTTTTCCCAAATAAAGATGTAGAGAATATCGAGAATTCATATAATCACAATTTCAAAGGTTTATACTGCACCTGCAATCGCCCCTATCCAGATCCAGATCTCCAGGAGCAAGTAGAGATGATACAGTGCTGCATGTGTGAGGACTGGTTCCATGAGGAGCATATCAGTCTCAACTCTCCCAATGAG ATTCCTAGAGATGAGGAAGGGGAGCCTCTTTATGAAGATTTCATATGCAAGGCATGCTCAGCAGTTTGTTCTTTTCTGACTCTATACCCTAAAACCATAAGGGCAGCAGGGGGACAGCCTGTTGCTCCTGTAACTACTAGCAAGGATAAAAGTGTGGTGGAAGACATCCCTCCTAAAGATGGTGGAGCTGGGAAGCTTGAAAATAATGTGTGCTCTGATTCTTCCATCAAGGATAATTTGGTTGCTGATGCTAATTGTGAATCTGTATCTGATGGCAAGAAATTTGTTCTTGGAGAAAGCTCTCAGAATGATGACAGCTCTATTGCCAGTTCACATGCTACTTGTATTCTTGGAGCAGACTCGGTGGTTTCAGAAAGTAaacccctttttctttctaaaaacTGGAGAGATACCCTCTGCAGATGTGACAAGTGCTTGGATATGCACAAGCAGAAgcatatcagttatctacttGACAAGGAGGACTCAATAGCAGAGTATGAAAAAACGGCAAAGCAGAAGAGGGAAGAAAAGTTGCAGCAAAGGGAGGGTGCTGCAGTAAATTTCTTTAACAATCTTGGTCATGTAGAGAAAATGGAGATTCTGAATGGCATTGCGGACTTTACAGATGAATTCCGTTCCTTCCTG GGGTCAGTTGATCCATCAAAGGCAATCACAGCAGCTGATGTCAACCAGATTTTCGAGAACCTTAAAAACAAGCGAAGGCGTGTGTAG